DNA sequence from the Pseudophryne corroboree isolate aPseCor3 chromosome 6, aPseCor3.hap2, whole genome shotgun sequence genome:
TATGTAAAGTAGACATTTTTAAATATCTTCCTTGAGATAGGTCATGGAAAAATTAATTTTCTTGAATATTAAAAACAGGAGGATTTAAAGGATACTATATTTTTTGATGTGTATTATGTAATGTTGctgatttatatatttatttaatttacaAATTCGTATTCCTGGATGAAAGATTTCTAATGTGTGTTGGTAAATCCTCAAAAGAGTGATAAGGTAAATATTGGACAATTTGAATTGGACAAAACAAGAGGTCCTAATTTTTTAGATACATTTTATGGGGTACCCAGAAATTAAGTTTCAGGTATTCATTTGTATACAGCATGGCACCTAAATTGAAAATTAAATTTTATGAAAGTAAATTGGTTTAAAAATTCAGACAGGCAATGTGAAAAAATGGTCACAATCCACAGTTGCTAAGGTATTAGTCAATATACAgtggtataactttacagcatcctTTATTTTAATTAAGAATATAGAGGTTAATAAGGTTACTAAACCACTTGctaggcatggtcacatcagatgtgaccatgcctgcaagtgctctgtatgacctggtcacacaggatgcgatcaGTCAGAGGTGTTGGCAGCGGCaggaaagagaaacttccctccgctgctgctgtcagagagaccagaaggtccctctgcctcccttcactctcccctactgattgccatgctgctgatcactACTAATCGGTCAGCAAGGCAggaccccctccccctccagtggctgcagacaatggcagctgctggggagtgtaaataaaccctcccaaTCCATCCCCAgactccccctgtatacctggaggctgtcccagctttcaaaatgaaagccgcaatggttgctatgttcccgatgttccgatggtctcaATGTTCCTGATAGATGTTTCATCttcttcacctaatttactcaTAAAAAAACCAAcagtttttggcgaaataaatagtcagttaagtgattAATTTTGTAAAATTTACTGCTGGCAAGCtaattaaatctttaaaaaaaataacaattcTAGAAATTAATTGGGGAAAAGTCTTCTTGAATTTTTTTACAGAAGAGGTTACACATATGTTAAATTATTTTTACACTTAAGTTCAAAAAATGTGAACAATGTCTTCAATTGCAGAGGGATGTGAAACATCTTGGCTTTAAATTTAGAGAAATTGATTTGAATCCTGAAAGTATGCTACAGACAGAAATCAATGTATAGGTGTGCATACATGGTGAGATATATTCTTGCAATTtttactatataatcaaaatcgcaaGGAACGTTAGTGCAAATTtcaaggtgttagccaccttgtgATACTGATTTGATCCCAAtgtgcactcccgtggggtcgataTCACAAAGTTATATAAactctgcaggcaagtcaattttgactatctaataCTAAAGTATAGTAAAAAATGGCACTTAGTCAAATTCGTACATAGCCAATATTGCTTAGTCCATATCGCATAGTGAAAATCaaagatagccaaaatctcaccatgtgtatgtacCTTATGTGAGATTTGGGAGTAAATGTACAAGTAGTCATTTTTGGAATTTTAGAATGGTTGTGACATAATTACAGTGGTAATATGATCCTATGGTGGTATAGGAAGGATTGATGGGACAAAGAGTGTGGGGTATCTGCAAAATTCCCATTTCCAGCACTATCTTTTGCTAGCCAGGGCTTGTGGCACTATAGCAGGGGACATGTGGTGTGGAGTCTGCCTGTGACAGTGGTAACTTACTCATGAGTCTTAATACAGCTGTGATGAATTGAGGCGATGTCATGCTGTTGCTTTGGATTATTGTTAGGTGAAGTACATGCAATTAATGACACTAAAAAACAGCAGCACAGTGTTTCATATTCAGGGACATCTCCCATCCACATCCTGCTTTTGAATAATGAGTCATGAAGAGATTGGAGAGAAATGCTGTTTGTGTACATCTAGAAGGCTCTGTTTTGGTCAATTTTGTATTGTTTTACATTGATGTTAAGCATTAAAAGTTTGTATATTGCACTGCAGATTCACAGTTACAATGCATTTGTTAATGGACTGTGACTATGACTTGTATTTGTGTTACTACATTAGGAATTAAAAAGCCAGTTAGCCATGTTATTCAGTATTGTCATGCAGTGCAAATCAAGTAGATGAAAAGTTCACAGTGATCTGATCACAGATTAGAAGAAACAAAAATAGTCTAAAATAGGTTCTGTCTAGAGATGTTTGGGTAtagatttactcagttcttaacgcCAAAATTAAAGTTAGGATTTATCCACATTTTTCTCATTGGCTATTCAAAAAACTTGACAAACTGGTGTATATGCAAATTAATGCTACATATGGCATATTTTGTAAAAAGACACCTACTGTTGGTTTCTCAGATCATCTGTCTGCATATTAGCTACACTGTGGGACACACTATGCACTTGAAGCTAGTGACCTGACCAATACAATggctgctgctgtggctgtaggTTTATCTACCCTTGTAACTAATATGGCCATGGGGGAAGTAACTAAAGACTTCTCCATGACGTAGGAGACGGCAGCCAGACTATAGCATCTGTGACCCCATCTTCAAGTCACAGAGAGCAGGGCTAATATAGCAAGTCCTCTTATCTGCTGCAATGAAACAGGCTGAGTCTACATTATGTCCAGAGATTCCATTGTGGCCTCCTGTGACAACTACTGTATATAAGTCTTACATTGGCACACAACCAGTGCAGGGAAAGAACATAGGTATACTGTAGGGCAAAAAACTGATCAAAGAAGTGGAAAAAGAAGTGAGAAAATACAATAGAGTCAACAaagaaaataacataaaaaataaagtgCAAGAATtaaaaaagaattgaagaaaatgaaaaaaagaaaataaaacttaCAGATTTGGGGAAGGAAAAGAAGGACCAGCATTAATAAAGAAgggaaaataaataataaaaaacaatacaTATGAGAAAGAACAAGGATACAATTTAAGAAGTGGATGCAGAAACGGCAGCTGCTGCATCCCTTGGTGTTCACTCAGCTGACACTTTATACAAATGCTACTACAAAGCCCTTAACTGGTTTATGTTCATGTGTAGgaatgtgtaaggactgagacacccactacgAGCATCTGAAGATGCACCACTGAAACATGCACCCGCCCTATGGTAGAAAAAGACTTTTCATCTGAGTATGGCTTCTAAAATGAGCATCTGTGTACGTAAACACTTTAGCAACACAgacatgacactcccataatacaaaCCATCTCCCAGCATCTATTTAGACACCTCCTCATCACTGACTTCCAAAATATTTCTGATACCACGTGTCTCATTCACAACAGCACCTTAACTGATTATTTTTCCCCAAAATTTGTACAAATTATTATTTATGTGTGAATTAGGTGAAAAACAtctatttaaacttatccaaaatgggttttaattttttttttttataattgtaaaACATATTTTTCAAACATTGGAACATTGGATTATCATTATGGGAACATTTGTAATAATCTTACCATCATGACTTTCAGATTTTCCAGCTGTATACCCCACGTACAACTGAGGGGGGAATTAGGGGAGGGGTGATTTatatttccccagtggctgctaatgtctgcagctgcCAGGTAGAGGGTCCTGCTGCGCTGACTGATCAGTAGTGATCGGCAGCACTGCAGACACCATGGGAGTGTGCAAGGAAGCAAAGGGACCAGAAAGTCCCTCTGAGATTGTCAGCCATGGGAATTTTCTCTTCCTAAAGCtgcacacactggggtaaatttactaagatgggagttctatttaagatgggatgttgcccatagctaccaatcagattctacttcttatttatctagcaccttctagaagataatacctggaatctgattggttgctatgggcaacatcccatctcaaatagaactcccattttagtaaatttaccccactgtatctGACTTGTTGCATAGTTTGTGACCAGATCAGATaatgcacttgctggtatggttgcaTACAGTGGCGAATTTAAGGGTCATGCCACCCATAGGCACAAAATTATTTCCCTTCCGAAATCATGCTAGTGCCACAGAAGACAGAAGCAGAAAAGGGATGGGGGTACTGTAAATATGAGAGTGGCGGTGGGTTGAATGCctttactagtgtgtgtgtgtgtgtgtgtgtgtgtgtgtgtgtgtgtgtgtatatatatatatatatatatacacacatacaattaCATTACTAAAAAAAGAAGCAAATTCATAGAAATTCTGTTGTGTAAGATGTGGGGATCCATGCAGTAAGTAATGGACATAACACACAGAGCCCAGAAGACCCGACAGGAGGTAATGTAGATGTGCTTGGAGAACCTGGAGCACTGGACGGCGGTGGGGGGAGCGGGCTGCCTGCTGCTGGTTGCTGACTGCTGCCCATAGGAGCTGTTGGTTTTGTCTCTGCTGCAACCCGTCCAGGTtctcaaaagagcttagcagcctctCTGCCATCCTGTCCAGCTGCGGCCCTAAAAGGTGGTGCAGTGTTGCCCCCAGCTGGATGGGCCACTAGGCACATGGCTCAAatacctagtgggaaatccaccagtgGTTGCACacaatgcgaccatgccaggcaagtagttaaCATGTGCCGTGAGAGTTTTTAGAGAATTCTGCCATCACACAGAACAAATAATTGCTCAACTGAGTGAACATCATCATTAGTTGCGGGTCTGAATCAATTCCAGACACAGCTTTACGGATTCCTGAAAAAAGAGGAAGTGACTGAAACCTACAGTTCTGTATCTCTCCCAAATATAAGCTCATTAGAACCTCCCTGTTTTATGCTTTAGAAGAAAAAGACTAATGTTACCTGAAAAAGCAAAAAAAATGGACCCTATCATTTGAGTGGTTACTGCATAATGAAATCAGTAACATTGAGGTTGTAATGTGACAAGTACAAACAGTGAAGAATAGTTGTAGCACAGCAGAAACCCCTCATCTGTGAAAGGGTTAATATCTTATTTTCAGGAGATTTATCCTtgggattttgactatatagtcaaaattgcaaggaaagttagtgcaaatcacactgtgttaggcagcttgccATACCAATGCGATACCAATGCGCAATcatgcggggtcggtatcgcaaggctagataaactgcaggcaagtcaatattgactatagtcaaaattgaaggtatagatagtcaaaatcagtgcttctgggctctggtggAATTCAGGTGGAATCTCAAAGTCAGAATCGAAGATAGTCAAAATCTTGCCATGTGTATGCTCCTTAAGACCTCTACTTACTGTATGTATATTATGTGTCTCCTCTGCAATATATGTCACATGATGACATCTATCCACATGTAAAACAAATTTATAAACAAGCAAATACATTGAAATTATAACTACATACTTTACTatgtttaaaaaaaggaaaaaattgatCACATAGTTATATTATCATTATATCTTGAATATGAGTTGTTATTAAACACAATTAATTGTAATTCAATTTCCATTTTAAAAAAGCTCTCTTGAAGTCTTTATTCCGCAGGCTGTAGATGAATGGATTAAGCAAAGGTATCACCACAGTGTACAGTAATGACAATATCTTATTGGTATCCAATAAGTGTTCTTTGTTTGGAATCACATATACAGAAAAGAGAATcccaaaaaaaatacacacaacagTCAAGTGGGagctgcaggtggagaaggctttttgCCTCCCGCTGATGGAGCGGATGTTTAGGATGGTAGTGATGATGAACACATAAGAAACAATAATCATTATGAATGGGAATGTGATAATAATTATGCCAATTAGAGCTGCTTGAATTAGAATCAGTGAAGTATCTGAGCAAGAAAGTTTTAGAATAGGAGGGAAATCACAGAAGAAATGGTCAACAAGACTTGGTCCACAAAAGTCTAACTTGTATATACGTATAATATGTAATCCCACAAGCAATACACTTAATGACCATGATAGAATGGCAGATTTTCCACAAAATGCTTTGCTGATTAAGGAGTTATAGCGCAGTGGGTTACAGATAGCCAGATATCGGTCATAAGACATCACCATGAGGATAAAACATTCTGATGACTCTGATATACCAAACACATAAAACTGTGATATACAGGCATCAAGAGACATGGTGCCACCATTATGTAGGACAATGTGAAGCAAATAAGGGAGAATGTTTGTGGCCATTAGAATGTCCAGTACAGACACCTGTGTGATGAAGAAATACATTGGAGAATGGAGAGTTTTGCTCATTGAAACTAAAGCAATGATAATAACATTACCGCATATGGTGAAACAGTAAATAATGAGTAGAAGCAAGAACAATATAATATTATAGCTGTGAAGATTTGGAAATCCCAGAAGAAAGACATAAGACACATTGTTCTCATGCATTATGAGCAAGACCTGAAAGataaacatactgtactgtaagatGCCACAACCAGTGATAACTCTACATTCATACTGTATTTACCTTTATTTGGTCATTTTTATATGGGATATGGGGAAGTTCAATCCATGTACAGTATCTCTGTCCAAGAGTGCGGTGTTCTTTGTCTTTCTTATATAAAATGTTACAGTATCCCATCAATTAAGAAATTGCTTGTATGGCACCAACAAATGCTAGGAAATTATTTGACAATTTTTACCTACATATAAATCATTTAATAAGTATATAATAAGATAAAAGCTTTTCCATTACCACatttttaattgtgtgtgtgtgtgtgtgtgtgtgtgtgtgtgtgtgtgtgtttttttcacacACAAATTGTTTTCTTACACTGGATGTCGAGTTGTGTCTTATGCATTTATTAGGAATGTTTGCTAAAATCCTTTATCCAATGAGTTTTTCTCAAACAAATTACTGTAGTTTGTTGAATGGCATGGCTGTAAGTATAATGCAATCTAAGACTAAGCCAGGCAATTATGCTTCCTATCATAGTTGCAACTTGCATGTACAGCACACATAATTGTGGCATCTTGAGAGAGAAACATTTAAAACTATGTGCCGGATGTTAAAAAGTCTGAGTTGGCTGGAGGAGCGGGTTCCAGGCcaaactcagggggtcattcagatctgattgctgtgtttttgcacagtgggtgatcaggtcataactgcgcatgtgtatgcatcgcaatgcacacgcacattggacaacaacaacgggcatcgcccgtTGCAaggtgccacccacaaacggcctcttcctgttaatcaccttgccaAGGCCTGTGCGAACTGATTTTttacaccatcctgttgctgactgGCGATACCCGTGGTTGCTGTCCAACGCGCGTGTGtattgcgatgcatacacatgtgtagttatgacctgattgcccgctgtgcaaaaaagcacagcagtgattagatctgaatgaccccctaagttctggGTTGCTCACAGACTGCGCAAAGTGAATTTTctgagctcggcatacacatgggatcgcacggcaaatttacactctccctggaggcagcaactatctgatcgcaggacagcaaaacaatcagctcagcgatcagatctgaattaccccctcagatgtatttttaaagtggtaatcaagTACTAGGAAAAACCATGTTTTGTAAATAATTGTTGCTTTTAAAAAACAGCCAAGTTTGGCCAGGAACCTATACCTCCAACCAACTTGGACTTCATAAATTCCAGCCCTAAGATATGGAACGTAATTTCTAAAATATGCTCACTACCACATATATCTGTGATCCTGAATTTTATCATGCAGTACTTAACAAGATTGGTCTCCTTTGtttggaaaaaaaagagcattattaAGTTTTAAAAACAAAATTGTACATGAGAAAATAAATATCCATTGTTCTATGAAGAAACATCATTAAATAGCATCTGCAAAAAACATACTCTACAAATCTGTACTCTATTTCATAGATAGTCAATACATATATACTGTTTTACTTGAAGAGAATTAAATCACTGAAAATAATACCTACTGAGTTATCAACCTCTACATACACTATCTACAATCTTAGTGTTGACTGTCATAAGTTCGACATCTGCTAAATGACAACACATGGGAATGTTCACACAGTTAAAATGCTCACATATAAAGTTAGAGTGAAAATTTTGGAAATAAAAATGTACCATTAGGATTAGCATCAGGGATAAATTTGGGTGTTGACATTATGAACCTGCAACACATTGGGTGTTCACATTGTGTTATTTTTGACAAGTCAAAGATTGTGATTGCCGACACTGAGCACTTGTCGACACAGTGTATCTGTCAACACTATAGTATTAATATGACTGTCAACATTGTGATAGTTAACAAAACATATGGAACCCAAACTTATTACCCTAAACACCTCTGATGCTATAAAAGCTTTACACATATTAACTGAAATTCACGAGCAAGTATCTATAACATCCATAGTCAAAAGGttcattataaataaataaattgccaATTTGACTTATTGGCCGGTTCTTTGGACTACAAATCTGGTGACTGCCCTCCACTCCCTTGATATGGGTGAGAATGCTGGACCTCTGggaagtatatatttatatatatatatatatagaccaaagCAGCGG
Encoded proteins:
- the LOC134934062 gene encoding olfactory receptor 11L1-like, coding for MHENNVSYVFLLGFPNLHSYNIILFLLLLIIYCFTICGNVIIIALVSMSKTLHSPMYFFITQVSVLDILMATNILPYLLHIVLHNGGTMSLDACISQFYVFGISESSECFILMVMSYDRYLAICNPLRYNSLISKAFCGKSAILSWSLSVLLVGLHIIRIYKLDFCGPSLVDHFFCDFPPILKLSCSDTSLILIQAALIGIIIITFPFIMIIVSYVFIITTILNIRSISGRQKAFSTCSSHLTVVCIFFGILFSVYVIPNKEHLLDTNKILSLLYTVVIPLLNPFIYSLRNKDFKRAFLKWKLNYN